TGCCCGGGATGCGGTAGATGGTGTCGGCGTCTTCCAGCGAAATCACCGCACGCTCTTCAACGTTGGTGAACAACGCAATCTTGCGACGCGAGGAGATATCGACGTGGTGGTCGGAGCGGCAGATCAGCACGTCTGGCTGCAGGCCGATGGAACGCAATTCTTTAACAGAGTGCTGCGTTGGTTTGGTTTTCGTTTCGCCAGCAGTGGCGATGTACGGAACCAGAGTCAGGTGCATCAGCATGGCGCGCTTGGCGCCCACTTCGATGCGCAACTGACGGATTGCTTCGAGGAACGGTTGCGACTCAATGTCACCCACAGTGCCGCCAATCTCAACCATCGCTACGTCGGCATCGCCGGCGCCCTTGATGATCCGACGTTTTATTTCGTCGGTGATGTGCGGAATCACCTGGATGGTTGCACCCAGGTAATCACCACGGCGCTCCTTGCGCAGGACGTGTTCGTAAACACGACCCGTGGTGAAGTTGTTGTTCTGGGTCATGGTCGTGCGGATAAACCGCTCGTAATGGCCCAAGTCCAGGTCGGTTTCGGCGCCGTCATGAGTGACGAACACTTCACCGTGCTGGAACGGGCTCATGGTGCCCGGATCAACGTTGATGTAGGGGTCCAGCTTCAGCATGGTGACCTTAAGTCCCCGCGCCTCCAGGATGGCTGCCAATGAAGCCGAGGCAATGCCTTTCCCCAATGAAGAAACAACACCGCCCGTGACGAAGATGTAGCGCGTCATGAAAAACCCTAGAAGTCTGCGTTAAAGCGGTCAGAGCCGCCGGGGAAAGCGAAGGAAGGCCGAAGCCCCCAATCACCAGCATTAGTCACAGTGCACCTTTCGAAAAATTGCTGCGTTGAAACAGACCGAGGGAAACCACCGGTTCGATACAAGCCACACATTTTTTTAAAATCGCCCAGCAAAGACTGCTTGGTAATCGGCAACTTCTGTAATTCTGGTGAATCCACAGAAGTTGTATCAAGAAGGGAGCGTAGTCTACCGGAAACCCCCTTTCAGCTCAAACCTTGATCGCTCTAAGTTGGCAGCCACTGTAATTGCCAGCGTCCACAGGGGCTTGAGTCCAGTCCCTGGAGGTTTGCCACGGCCAATAACTGCTCATTACGGTACACAAGCGGCAATCTGCCACGGGCAAACAACGGGACACCCCGCTCGTTCAGCAACCGTTTCAGATCACGATGACCGCGCTGCCCCAGCGCCATCACTTCGCCCCCTTGACGATAGCTCACTTGCAAGGGGCCATCTGGAATATCCCCGACAAAGCCCACACGGCCATTACCCGGCAGCGCCAATGCCTGATCGGGCCGCGCCCACGGCACGGGGCCGACAGGCGCAAGCAACCACTCACCGGACAGCCACCAGATGCGCGAGCCGGCGCGATGCAGCTCACCGGCCGCAAGCTTCCAGACCGGCTGAGCATCTTCACGGGCATCGCGCAACGCATCCCAGCCTGCCCAATGATCGGTATCAGGTAACGGAGTGAAAGCGGCCAGCCAATGGCGCAAGGCATTGCGTTGACGCGCCGCAGACAGCCTGACCAAAGGCGCAAGCTCCAGCGAAGGCAGATTGAGCCAGGCAAATTCGCCAACCGCGCTCGCATCGTGCAGGTCCTGCTGCGCCAATTCGTCAAGCAGGCCTTGCGCCTCGGCACAATGCGCAGCGCTGCGCGCCATGCTGGCAGCAGCTTGTGGCCAACGCCGGGACAGGACAGGAAACACTTCATGGCGCAAAAAGTTGCGGGAAAAATCTGTCTGCGTATTGGACGGATCGTCGATCCAGCTCAGATTCTGTGCACGAGCATAGGCTTCAAGCTGAACACGGGGCACATCCAGCAACGGCCGGCACAGATCCCCATTGCCCATGCGCCGCTGACGAGGCATGGCCCCCAACCCGCTGACTCCGGCCCCGCGCAACAGGCGAAAGAGCAAGGTTTCAGCCTGATCATCACGGTGCTGCCCGGTGAGCAGCACTTCCTGCGCCTGCGTCACCGCCACGAACGCCTGGTACCGCGCATCACGCGCTGCACGCTCAATGCTCGCCCCGGCCTGCACGTGCACGCGAACCACCTGCAGAGGCACGCTCAGCGCATCACACAGCGCCTGGCAATGGGCCGGCCACGCATCAGCCGCCGCCTGTAGACCATGATGGACATGGACAGCACTCAGAGGAGGTAACGAATGGGTTTGGCGCAATTGAGCGAGAAGATGCAGCAGAACGGTTGAATCGAGCCCACCTGAAAACGCGACATGCCAGGCCTTGGCATTGCGCCAGGGGCCCAGGGCTTTCAAAAGCGGGACTGAGAGGTTGGACATCACACAATCCTGTGGGAGCTGACTTGCCAGCGATGCAGACGACACAGTTTTACCATCAGACCGCGTCAATACAATCGCTGGCCAGCCAGCTCCCACATTAGATTTACGTTAGAGGCCGTAGCTCATCAGGCGATCATAACGGCGCTTGAGCAGCGCTTCGCTGTCCAGCTTCTTGAGCATGTCCAGCTGAGAAGCCAGCTCGGCACGAATCGAAGCGGCCGCCGCTGCCGGGTCACGGTGCGCACCACCCAGTGGCTCAACGATGACTTTGTCCACGATGCCCAGGCCTTTGAGGCGCTCAGCAGTGATGCCCATCGCTTCAGCTGCGTCCGGTGCTTTTTCGGCAGTCTTCCACAGAATCGAGGCGCAACCTTCCGGCGAGATCACCGCGTAGGTCGAGTACTGCAGCATGTTCAACTGATCACAAACGCCAATCGCCAATGCGCCGCCCGAACCGCCTTCACCAATAACGGTAGCGATAATCGGGGTTTTCAGGCGCGACATGACGCGCAGGTTCCAGGCAATCGCTTCGCTCTGGTTACGCTCTTCTGCGTCGATACCAGGGTAAGCACCCGGGGTGTCGATGAAGGTCAGGATCGGCATTTTGAAACGCTCGGCCATTTCCATCAAACGGCAGGCTTTGCGATAGCCTTCAGGGCGCGGCATACCGAAGTTGCGGCGAACCTTTTCACGTACTTCACGGCCCTTCTGGTGACCAATCACCATAACTGGCTGATCGTCCAGACGCGCAATACCGCCCACAATGGCAGCATCGTCGGAGAAGTGACGATCACCATGCAGCTCATCGAACTCGGTGAAGATATGATCGATGTAGTCCAGTGTGTATGGACGGCGCGGGTGACGGGCCAAGCGGGCAATCTGCCAGCTGGTCAGCTTGCCGAAAATATCTTCAGTCAGCGTTTTGCTTTTGTCTTGCAGACGAGAGATTTCATCGCTGATGTTCAGCGAATTGTCATTACCAACCAAGCGCAACTCTTCGATTTTGGCTTGCAGGTCAGCAATCGGCTGTTCGAAATCAAGAAAATTCGGGTTCATAAGCATCCGTCTTGGGTCGGCGGCAAAGCATGCCAGAAGGGTAGAAACCCAGCATTTGCTGGTGTTTCTGACCGAACTGGGGCAGCCGGTTGATCTGTATCGCGCCTACCTTAAGGGACAGGCGCTCTCAGGTCGAGATTAAAAATTCAGGTCGAGGTCAGGGCGCAGCTATTGCCCCTGACCGTCAACGGTATTGGAGGAAGACGTTGTCTCGCCCGAACTGGTCACGCAGGGCTTGAATCAAGCTGTCTGCCGGGTCGATCCGCCACGTCTCGCCAAACTGCAACATGGCCTTGGCGTCCTCGCCGGTGTACTCCATGGTGATCGGGCACGCACCACGATGTTTTTTGAACAGTTCGCCCAACCAGCGCAGTTGATCGCCCTTGAGCGCGGCATGGGTCACTTTCAGACGCAAGCTCTCGGCCAGGCTGGTGCGTGCATCTTCCATGCTCATCACCCGCTTGACCCGCAGACGCAAGCCACCCGAGAAGTCATCGTTACTGACCTCGCCCTCGACCACCACCATCGCATCGGTCTGCAACAGTGATTGTGCCGAATGGAAGGCCTCGGCAAACAGCGAGGCTTCAATACGCGCCGAGCGATCGTCGAGGGTGATGAAGCCCATCTTGTCGCCCTTTTTGTTCTTCATCACCCGCAACGCAATGATCATCCCGGCAACGGTCTGAGTATCACGAGCAGGCTTGAGGTCAATAATGCGCTGACGGGCGAAGCGGCGGATTTCGCCTTCATATTCGTCAATCGGATGACCGGTCAGGTACAGGCCCAGCGTGTCCTTCTCGCCTTTGAGTCGCTCCTTGAGCGTCAGTTCCTTGGCCTTGCGGTGATTGGCGTAGACGTCCGCATCAGCCTCGACAAACAGCCCGCCAAACAGGTCGGCGTGACCGCTGTCATGGGTGCGCGCCGTTTGCTCGGCCGCCTTGATCGCTTCTTCCAGCGCCGACAATAACACCGCACGGTTCTGGTCGATGCTGGCCTGCCAGGCTTTGGGCTCGTCATGGAAGAAAGGCCCCAGGCGGTCCAGCGCGCCACTGCGAATCAGGCCGTCGAGGGTACGCTTGTTGATGCGCTTGAGGTCAACCCGGGCACAGAAGTCGAACAGATCCGTGAAAGGACCGTCCTGACGCGCCTCGGTGATGGCCTCGACCGGACCCTCGCCCACACCCTTGATCGCCCCAAGACCGTAAATGATCCGGCCTTCATCGTTCACCGTGAATTTGAACTCAGAGGCGTTCACATCCGGCGCGTCAAGACGCAGCTTCATGCTGCGAATTTCTTCGATCAGGATCACGACCTTGTCGGTGTTATGCATATCCGCCGACAGTACCGCGGCCATGAAAGGTGCCGGGTAGTGGGTTTTGAGCCAGGCGGTCTGATACGACACCAGACCGTAGGCAGCGGAGTGGGATTTGTTAAATCCGTAACCGGCGAATTTCTCTACCAGGTCGAAAATGTTACCGGCCAGGTCGCCATCAATATTGTTGTTGGCACAACCTTCAATAAAGCCGCCGCGCTGCTTGGCCATTTCTTCGGGTTTTTTCTTACCCATCGCCCGACGCAGCATGTCGGCGCCGCCAAGGGTATAACCGGCCATGACCTGGGCAATCTGCATCACCTGTTCTTGATACAGGATGATGCCGTAGGTCGGTGCCAAGACTGGCTTTAGGCCTTCGTACTGATAGTCAGAGTGCGGGTACGCCAGTTCGGCGCGGCCGTGCTTACGGTTGATAAAGTCATCAACCATGCCTGACTGCAACGGGCCCGGACGGAACAGGGCCACCAGTGCGATCAAGTCTTCCAGGCAGTCGGGCTTGAGCTTTTTGATCAGCTCTTTCATGCCACGCGACTCGAGCTGGAACACCGCCGTGGTCTCGGCCTTTTGCAGCAGCTGGTACGTTGGCTTGTCGTCCAGCGGGATAAAAGCGATATCCAGTGGTGGCTCGTCGACCTTGGCACGATCACGGTTGATGGTTTTCAGCGCCCAATCGATAACCGTCAGGGTTCGCAAACCCAGGAAGTCGAACTTCACCAGACCGGCGGACTCGACGTCATCTTTGTCAAACTGGGTAACCAGACCACCGCCCTCTTCGTCGCAGTAAATCGGCGAGAAGTCTGTCAGTTTGGTCGGCGCGATAACCACACCACCTGCGTGCTTACCGACGTTACGCACAACGCCTTCCAGCTTGCGGGCCATTTCCCAGATTTCGGCGGCCTCTTCATCAACCTTGATGAAGTCGCGCAGAATCTCTTCTTGCTCGTAGGCTTTTTCCAAGGTCATGCCGACTTCGAAGGGAATCATCTTCGACAGACGATCCGCCAAGCCGTAGGACTTGCCCTGCACCCGCGCCACGTCACGGATTACCGCCTTGGCGGCCATCGAACCAAACGTGATGATCTGACTTACCGCGTTGCGACCGTATTTTTCGGCCACATACTCGATTACCCGGTCACGGCCATCCATGCAGAAGTCGACGTCGAAGTCGGGCATCGATACCCGTTCCGGGTTAAGGAATCGCTCGAACAGCAGGTCGTATTCCAGAGGGTCAAGGTCAGTAATCTTTTGCACATAGGCCACCAGCGACCCTGCACCCGAACCACGGCCAGGACCTACTGGTACGCCGTTACTCTTGGCCCACTGGATAAAGTCCATCACGATCAGAAAGTAACCCGGGAACCCCATCTGGATAATGATATCCAGCTCGAAATTCAGCCGGTCGACATACACCTGACGTTTGGTTTCGTAATCTTCAGTGGTGTCTTTGGGTAACAGAACGCTCAGGCGATCTTCCAGACCATCAAAAGACACTTTGCGGAAATACTCATCGATGGTCATGCCATCGGGAATCGGGAAGTTGGGCAAAAAGTGCTTGCCCAGCTTGACTTCGATATTGCAGCGCTTGGCGATTTCGACCGAGTTTGCCAGCGCGTCAGGCAAGTCACTGAACAGCTCGGCCATTTCGTCGGCGCTTTTCAGATATTGCTGATCGCTGTAATTCTTGGAACGGCGCGGGTCATCCAGCGCACGGCCTTCACCAATGCAGACGCGGGTTTCGTGAGCTTCGAAATCCTCTTGCTTGATGAAGCGCACATCGTTGGTCGCTACCAGCGGCGCGCCGACTTCTTCAGCCAGCGCAACCGCTGCGTGCAGGTGCTCTTCGTCATTAGGGCGCTTGGTGCGTTGAACTTCCAGATAAAAACGATCCGGAAACACCGTCATCCATTCGCGAGCCAGAACCTGGGCCTCTTCAGTGTTGCCACTGATCAGCGCGACACCAATCTCGCCCTCCTTCGCCGCCGAGAGCATGATCAAGCCTTCAGCAGCCTCGGCCACCCACTCGCGCTCGATGATGACCTGACCGTTACGCTGGCCATCGATAAAACCACGGGAAATCAGCTCGGTCAGGTTGCGATAACCCACACCGTTCATCGCCAGCAGGCTGATACGGCTCACCGGGTTTTCCGGGTCCTTGTTCGACAACCACAGATCAGCGCCGCAGATCGGCTTGATGCCGCCGCCCATGGCTGCTTTGTAGAATTTGACCAGGGAGCACATGTTGTTCTGATCAGTTACCGCGACAGCGGGCATATTCATGCCCGCCAGGGTTTTGATCAGCGGTTTGATCCGCACCAGGCCATCGACCAGGGAGTATTCAGTGTGCAGGCGCAGGTGAACGAATGAAGCCGGCATGGTGATCCTGTCTATAAGCTTTGAGAAACAACAAGGCCCGGATTGTACCGGGCCTTGGCAAAAACATCAGCCTTGCGGCTAAACCTCGAGCGCTTCCCATGCGCGACGCACCGGGCCAAACGAACGCCGGTGAATCGGAGTCGGGCCCAGACGCTCGAGCGCTTCAAGGTGAACAGGGGTCGGGTAACCCTTGTGCCCACCGATGCCATAGCCCGGGTAGATCAATTCAAAGGCAGCCATTTCACGGTCGCGACTGACCTTGGCCAGAATCGATGCCGCGGCAATGGCCGGCACTTTACTGTCGCCTTTCACCACGGCTTCAGCAGGCATGGCCAGCTTGGGGCAGCGATTGCCGTCAATCATCGCCAGTTTAGGGGTGATGCTCAGCCCTTCCACGGCTCGCTGCATGGCCAGCATGGTGGCATGCAGAATATTCAGCTCATCGATTTCTTCGACTTCAGCCCGCGCAATGCACCAGCTCAGGGCTTTCTCACAGATTTCGTCGTAGAGCTTTTCACGACGCGCCTCCGTGAGTTTTTTCGAGTCGTTGAGCCCTGCGATAGGCCGGGAGGGATCAAGAATTACGGCGGCCGTCACGACAGCGCCGCACAGTGGGCCACGGCCCACTTCGTCGACACCGGCCACGAGGTCCTCGACCAGATTGAAGTCCAATCCGATTTGCATAGTCACTTTACTCACTTGGATTGTGCTATCAGGTCCAGCACCGCTTTGGCGGCCTGATTGGAAGCGTCGAGACGCAGGGTGCGGTGAATTTCGTCAAAGCCCCGGGTTTGCTCTTCCCCACCCTCCAGCAAAGGCAGCAAGGTCTGAGCCAGCGCCTCGGGAGTGGCGGCATCCTGCAAAAGCTCGGGCACCAGCATCCGCTGTGCAAGCAAGTTGGGCAGCGATACGTACGGGCTTTTGACCAGTCGCTTGAGAATCCAGAACGTCAGACGCGCCAGGCGATAAGCCACTACCATCGGCCTCTTGTAGAGCAAAGCCTCAAGCGTTGCCGTACCTGAAGCGATCAGCACCGCATCGCAGGCCGCCAGTGCCAGGTGTGACTGGCCATCCAGCAGGGTCAACGGCAGATCGCGCCCCACCAGCAACTGCTCGATCTGCTCGCGACGTGCGGCACTCGCACAAGGCAACACAAAACGTACGTCTGGCCGGGCTTCATGAATTATCTGCGCTGCATCGAGAAACAGCCCACCCAGCTTGCCCACTTCTCCACCGCGACTGCCTGGCATCAAGGCGACCAACGGCCCGTCAGACAGGCCCAACTCGGCGCGAGCACCGGCTTTATCGGCTTCAAGAGGGATAGTGTCGGCCAGCGAGTGGCCAACGAAGCGCACCGGCACACCGTGTTCTTCGTAAAAGCGTGCTTCAAATGGCAACAACGTGAGCATCAAATCGCAGCCTTCGCGGATTTTCAGCACTCGTTTCTGACGCCACGCCCATACGGACGGGCTGACGTAATGCACGGTTTTGATCCCGGCACGACGTAATTGAAGTTCGATATTGAGAGTGAAGTCAGGCGCATCGATACCGATAAACACATCGGGCTTTTCAGCAATCAGAGTCTGCACCAGGAGCTTGCGGCGCTTGAGCAGCTCACGCAGGCGACCCAGCACTTCAACCAGACCCATCACAGACAGGCGCTCCATCGGGAAGTAAGAGCTCATGCCCTCGGCTTCCATCAATGGGCCGCCAACACCGATAAATTCGATATCTGCATGCTGAGCCTTGAGTGCCCGCATCAACCCCGAGCCCAAAATATCTCCCGAGGCCTCCCCCGCCACCAGCGCAATACGCAATCTGGCCATGACTAGCGCGTAATGCCGCGGGTTGAAGACTGGATGGACTCGACAAACATGGCGACTTCCGGAAACTGCGTGGCAGGCTCGGCCAACTCGGCCAGGGCCTGATCAACGGTCAGCCCCTGACGGTAAACCACCTTGTAGGCGCGACGCAGCGCATGAATGGCATCTTCACTGAAACCACGACGACGCATGCCTTCAAAGTTCATGCTGCGAGCTTGCGCAGGGCTGCCAAACACGGTCACAAATGCAGGTACATCCTTGCCAATGGCTGTGCCCATGCCCGAAAAGCTGTGGGCACCGATATGGCAGAACTGATGAACCAGGGTAAAACCCGACAGGATCGCCCAATCGCCCATATGCACATGGCCAGCCAACGCGGAGTTATTGACCAGAATGCAATGGTTGCCGATAACGCTGTCATGCCCGATATGGGCATAGGCCATCACCAGATTGTGATCACCCAGCGTCGTTTCGGCACGGTCCTGAATCGTTCCGCGATGGATGGTGACCCCTTCACGAATAACGTTGTGGTCACCGATCACCAGGCGAGTTTCCTCACCTTTGTACTTCAGATCAGGCGTGTCCTCGCCTACCGAAGAAAACTGGTAGATGCGATTGTGCTTACCGATCTTGGTTGGGCCCTTGAGAATCACATGCGGCCCAATCACTGTCCCCTCGCCGATTTCCACACCTGCGCCGACGATCGACCAAGGGCCGACCTCGACGTCGTCGGCCAATATGGCCGTCGGATCGATGATTGCGCGAGGGTCAATCAAACTCATAGTTTGCGTTCCGCACAGATGATTTCAGCCGAGCAGACCGCTTTGCCGTCAACCGTTGCCTGGCATTCAAACTTCCAGATGGAACGCTTGCAGCTCAAGAACTTGGCTTCAAGGATCAACTGGTCGCCCGGCAGCACGGGCTGACGGAAGCGCAACTTGTCGGAGCCTACGAAGTAATAGAGCGTGCCGTCAGCCGGCTTGAGGTCCATCATCTTGAAGCCAAGAATACCGGCAGCCTGGGCCATCGCCTCAATGATCAGCACGCCGGGCATGATCGGATGCGCCGGGAAGTGGCCATTGAAAAAAGGCTCATTGATGCTGACATTCTTGTAGGCACGAATGCGCTTGTTCTCGACATCCAGATCCACCACTCGGTCCACCAGCAGGAACGGGTAACGGTGGGGCAGATATTCGCGAATCTCGTTGATGTCCATCATTTCGTGGGGAAGCCTGTAATAAAGATTGGGCGCGCGCGACTAAGGCGCGCTCCTCTAGCAAATCAAGGAAGCAAACCAGAGGCTCTGCTGTCTTGATATGGAAATTGTATTAGCCTTTTGAAGAAGCTTTACCGCCGGGGGTCACTTCCCGACGCGCTTTTCCAGTTGTTTCAACCGCCGGGCTATATCGTCCAGCTGACGAATGCGTGCCGCACTTTTGCGCCACTCAGCCGCTGGCTGCATTGCGGTACCGGAAGAATAGGCACCCGGCTCGGTAATCGAGTGGGTCACCATGGTCATGCCAGTCAAGAACACATTGTCACAAACTTCAATGTGCCCCACTAAACCGACACCGCCTGCCAACATGCAGTGCTTGCCGATTTTAGTGCTACCGGAAATCCCCACACAGGCCGCCATGGCCGTATGGTCACCGATCTGAACGTTGTGTGCGATCTGGATCTGGTTGTCCAGCTTGACGCCATTACCGATCAGCGTGTCAGCCAAGGCACCGCGGTCGATGGCGGTGTTAACGCCAATTTCGACATCATCACCGATGGTTACACCACCGATCTGCGCGATCTTCTGCCATACACCCTTCTCGTTGGCAAAGCCAAAACCTTCACCGCCCAGTACGGCACCGGACTGAATCACCACGCGTTTGCCAATGCGTACATCGTGATAAAGCGTTACACGGGGAGCCAGCCAGCCATCTTCGCCGATCTCGCAGCGCGCACCGATAAAGCAATGCGGGCCAACGGTAACGCCTGCAGCAATCCGCGCACCGCTTTCGATCACCGCAAATGCGCCAATGCTGGCTGCAGGGTCAATCACTGCGTCAGCAGCAATAACCGCTGAAGGGTGGACCCCGGCAGTTGCTTTGGGTTTTGGATCGAACAGGTGTGAAATTCGGGCATAGGCCAGATAAGGATCGGGCACAACCAGTGCATCACCGACATATTCCTCGGCATCGGCAGCCTTGAGCAATACAGCTCCAGCCTGACAATCAACCAGGAATTTTCGGTACTGAGGGTTGGCCAGAAAGCTCAACTGAGCTGGGCCAGCCTCTTGTAAAGTGGCTAGCCCAGTGATTTCTTTCTCCGCAGAGCCACGCAAGGTGGCTCCCAGGAACTCGGCCAATTGGCCGAGTTTTATAGTCGCAGTCATAATTACTTCAGCTGATTCATGCGCTCGATAACTTGGCGAGTGATGTCGTACTGAGGTTTAACATCAATCACAGCACCACGCTCGAACACCAGGTCAAAGGCGCCTTTTTTGATGACTTCTTCAACAGCACTGTCCAGTTTCGGCTTCAGCTGCTTCAGCATTTCACGATCCGCAACGGCTTTGGCTTCATTCAGCTCTTTAGACTGGAACTGAAAGTCACGAGCCTTTTGCTTGAATTCAAGCTCCAGACGCTCACGCTCGCCTTGCTGCATTTTGTCGCCGCCCTTGACCAGACGATCCTGAATGCCTTTGGCACTGCTTTCCAGGCTTTTCAGTTTGGTCAGTTGCGGACCGAATTTCTTCTCGGCATCCACGGCATAACGCTTGGCGGCGTCGGATTCCAGCAGGGCCATCTGATAGTTCAGTACGGCAATTTTCATGTCGGCAAACGCCGGACCTGCTACCAGAACCGAAGCCAGGAGAACCAATTGAGTCAACTTACGCACGATGCACTCCTAAAAAATCCGTTGTCTGTATCTGAAGTCAGGCTTTAGAAAGTCTGGCCGAGGGAGAATTGGAACACTTGGGTGTCTGCGTCATCCGGTTTCTTGATCGGCATGGCCAAGCTGAAGCTCAGCGGGCCAAGCGCAGTAACCCAAGTCACACCAACACCAACAGAGCTGGCCAAATTACTGAAGCCAATATCGCAATCTTTGGTGTCGCCTTTGCAGTTGGTGTCGAACACGTTACCCACATCCCAGAATACGGAGGTACGCAGGGAGCGCTGGTCCTTCACGAACGGCATCGGGAACAGAACTTCAACACCACCCTGGATCAGCACGTTACCACCAAATGGCAGCGGGTCTTGATCCGGGTCAGCAATAGTGCCGGGGTTCTTGCCGCTGCTTGGAGTACTGCGTGGGCCCAGGGCGCTGTCTTTGAAACCACGTACCGAGTTGAAACCACCGGCGTAGTAGTTCTCATAGAACGGCAGACCAGCGGTCGAACCATAACCATCACCATAGCCCAACTCTGTGTGCAGACGCATGGTGTAGGTGTCAGTCAGTGGCTGGAACAACTGTGCACGGTAATCCAGTTTGTAGAACTGCAGATCGCTGCCAGGAATCGTGGATTCCAGTACCAGGCTCTGCGAGCTGCCGCGTGTCGGCAATACGCCCTTGTTCAGGGTCGACTCAGACCAGCCTACCGACGCCTTGAAGTTGAGGTACTTGTCGCCTTCACGATTTACGAAGTCGAAGATCTCATCAACAGTGTATTGGCCGGTGCTGATTTCATCCTGCTGCACGGTCAGACCGTAGGTCAGACGCGATGTGTCGCTGATCGGGTAGCCCATGGTGATACCAGCACCCAGGCTGTCCACCGAATAGTTTGCTACGTCAACGTCCAGCTCTTTGTAGTCTGTGGTGCGGTAGAAGGCGTTGTAACCCAGGCTCACGCCATCAGCAGTCCAGTACGGATCGACATAGCTGAAGTTGTAACGGCTCTGGTATTCGCTACGGGTCAAACCGAGGCTGACCTTGTTACCTGTACCCAGGAAGTTGTTCTGGGTGATCGAACCACCAAGGATCAGGCCTGCGCTCTGCGCAAAACCAACACTTGCGGTGATCGAACCAGACGCTTGCTCTTCAACTGCGTAGTTAACGTCAACCTGATCATCAGTACCGGGTACCGCAGGGGTTTCTACGTTCACTTCCTTGAAGAAGCCCAGACGCTCAAGGCGAACCTTGGACTGGTCAATCAGGTAAGTCGACGCCCAGCCACCTTCCATCTGGCGCATTTCGCGACGCAGTACTTCGTCTGCCGACTTGGTATTGCCGCGGTAGTTGATGCGGTTAACGTAAGCACGCTTGCCCGGGTCAACCACGAAGGTAATCGCTACCGTGTGATTTTCAGGGTTTGGCTGAGGCACGCCGTTGACGTTGGCGAAGGTATAGCCTTCGTTACCCAGACGACGGGTGATCAACTCGGAGGTGGTGGTCATCAGCTTGCGCGAGAACACCTGACCCGGCTGTACCAGCAACAGCGACTTGATCTGATCTTCAGGAACCTTGAGGTCACCGCTC
This genomic stretch from Pseudomonas deceptionensis harbors:
- a CDS encoding acetyl-CoA carboxylase carboxyltransferase subunit alpha produces the protein MNPNFLDFEQPIADLQAKIEELRLVGNDNSLNISDEISRLQDKSKTLTEDIFGKLTSWQIARLARHPRRPYTLDYIDHIFTEFDELHGDRHFSDDAAIVGGIARLDDQPVMVIGHQKGREVREKVRRNFGMPRPEGYRKACRLMEMAERFKMPILTFIDTPGAYPGIDAEERNQSEAIAWNLRVMSRLKTPIIATVIGEGGSGGALAIGVCDQLNMLQYSTYAVISPEGCASILWKTAEKAPDAAEAMGITAERLKGLGIVDKVIVEPLGGAHRDPAAAAASIRAELASQLDMLKKLDSEALLKRRYDRLMSYGL
- the dnaE gene encoding DNA polymerase III subunit alpha; the protein is MPASFVHLRLHTEYSLVDGLVRIKPLIKTLAGMNMPAVAVTDQNNMCSLVKFYKAAMGGGIKPICGADLWLSNKDPENPVSRISLLAMNGVGYRNLTELISRGFIDGQRNGQVIIEREWVAEAAEGLIMLSAAKEGEIGVALISGNTEEAQVLAREWMTVFPDRFYLEVQRTKRPNDEEHLHAAVALAEEVGAPLVATNDVRFIKQEDFEAHETRVCIGEGRALDDPRRSKNYSDQQYLKSADEMAELFSDLPDALANSVEIAKRCNIEVKLGKHFLPNFPIPDGMTIDEYFRKVSFDGLEDRLSVLLPKDTTEDYETKRQVYVDRLNFELDIIIQMGFPGYFLIVMDFIQWAKSNGVPVGPGRGSGAGSLVAYVQKITDLDPLEYDLLFERFLNPERVSMPDFDVDFCMDGRDRVIEYVAEKYGRNAVSQIITFGSMAAKAVIRDVARVQGKSYGLADRLSKMIPFEVGMTLEKAYEQEEILRDFIKVDEEAAEIWEMARKLEGVVRNVGKHAGGVVIAPTKLTDFSPIYCDEEGGGLVTQFDKDDVESAGLVKFDFLGLRTLTVIDWALKTINRDRAKVDEPPLDIAFIPLDDKPTYQLLQKAETTAVFQLESRGMKELIKKLKPDCLEDLIALVALFRPGPLQSGMVDDFINRKHGRAELAYPHSDYQYEGLKPVLAPTYGIILYQEQVMQIAQVMAGYTLGGADMLRRAMGKKKPEEMAKQRGGFIEGCANNNIDGDLAGNIFDLVEKFAGYGFNKSHSAAYGLVSYQTAWLKTHYPAPFMAAVLSADMHNTDKVVILIEEIRSMKLRLDAPDVNASEFKFTVNDEGRIIYGLGAIKGVGEGPVEAITEARQDGPFTDLFDFCARVDLKRINKRTLDGLIRSGALDRLGPFFHDEPKAWQASIDQNRAVLLSALEEAIKAAEQTARTHDSGHADLFGGLFVEADADVYANHRKAKELTLKERLKGEKDTLGLYLTGHPIDEYEGEIRRFARQRIIDLKPARDTQTVAGMIIALRVMKNKKGDKMGFITLDDRSARIEASLFAEAFHSAQSLLQTDAMVVVEGEVSNDDFSGGLRLRVKRVMSMEDARTSLAESLRLKVTHAALKGDQLRWLGELFKKHRGACPITMEYTGEDAKAMLQFGETWRIDPADSLIQALRDQFGRDNVFLQYR
- the tilS gene encoding tRNA lysidine(34) synthetase TilS; translation: MSNLSVPLLKALGPWRNAKAWHVAFSGGLDSTVLLHLLAQLRQTHSLPPLSAVHVHHGLQAAADAWPAHCQALCDALSVPLQVVRVHVQAGASIERAARDARYQAFVAVTQAQEVLLTGQHRDDQAETLLFRLLRGAGVSGLGAMPRQRRMGNGDLCRPLLDVPRVQLEAYARAQNLSWIDDPSNTQTDFSRNFLRHEVFPVLSRRWPQAAASMARSAAHCAEAQGLLDELAQQDLHDASAVGEFAWLNLPSLELAPLVRLSAARQRNALRHWLAAFTPLPDTDHWAGWDALRDAREDAQPVWKLAAGELHRAGSRIWWLSGEWLLAPVGPVPWARPDQALALPGNGRVGFVGDIPDGPLQVSYRQGGEVMALGQRGHRDLKRLLNERGVPLFARGRLPLVYRNEQLLAVANLQGLDSSPCGRWQLQWLPT
- the rnhB gene encoding ribonuclease HII, whose amino-acid sequence is MQIGLDFNLVEDLVAGVDEVGRGPLCGAVVTAAVILDPSRPIAGLNDSKKLTEARREKLYDEICEKALSWCIARAEVEEIDELNILHATMLAMQRAVEGLSITPKLAMIDGNRCPKLAMPAEAVVKGDSKVPAIAAASILAKVSRDREMAAFELIYPGYGIGGHKGYPTPVHLEALERLGPTPIHRRSFGPVRRAWEALEV